From Prosthecobacter vanneervenii, one genomic window encodes:
- a CDS encoding DUF1549 and DUF1553 domain-containing protein yields MPRFIVHLGALLAPLIAASAEHWAFQPLKPVKAAGVDEFIHLKLREQGLSPSPRTDTRTLIRRASIDLTGLPPSPEETEAFVRDASPDAYPRLIERLLASPHYGEQWARHWLDVARYSDTKGYVYAREEKKWVHATPYRDWVVRSLNADMPYDRFLLLQLAADQVVPPRSPDLAAMGFLTLGRRFLGVSHDIIDDRIDVVMRGTQAMTVACARCHDHKFDPIPTRDYYSLYGIFQSSAEALVPCAAGEDPKLAELVKKNRGLMTKRREEQMARTRARAADYQKALSELDKYPEQGFDQIIDEKDLNPFIVHRWKAWMDAHPGAELNEETLKQADSPAYVPDEHIANNEMYFPTGIITELWKAQAEVDRHLLKTSNTPAHATVLLDRPLPSSPRVLLRGNPLTKGDAVPRQFLSLFGNQRPFTKGSGRLELAQAIIDPHNPLTARVMVNRIWQHHFGRGLVSTPSDFGKQGGTPTHPELLDWLAQRFMDSGWSLKTMHRLIMLSETYQQSSLKSDSRDPDNRLLSRMNPHRLSFEEARDAWLTAAGQLDLKVGGPPEALFSASNKRRTLYTLVDRENVPAVMRTFDFANPDLSIPQRSETSVPQQALFGMNHPFVVQQTRALVKATTSAPSDTARINRLYAQLFQRHPTQAEVEAALRFVQEEPATIAVEPDHSKSWQYGYGEWNEDTGRVKSFTPLPHFTGSAWQGADAWPNPQLGWAQLTAAGGHPGNDRRHAVVRRWIAPASGTYDIQSMLIHEPDVGDGIRGFMSHSRLGKLRDAHLKNSKADLSLTAIEFQTGDTLDFIVDIADGLNSDQFLWSPKIAPSTHATGSGGDSSQETWDAEKDFSAQPKQPLNAWEQLVQVLMLSNEFMFVD; encoded by the coding sequence ATGCCACGCTTCATCGTCCACCTGGGTGCTTTGCTTGCACCCTTGATCGCTGCTTCGGCGGAGCACTGGGCATTTCAACCGCTTAAGCCCGTGAAAGCGGCGGGCGTGGATGAATTCATTCACCTCAAGCTGCGGGAGCAGGGACTGTCACCTTCGCCACGCACGGACACTCGCACGCTGATCCGCCGCGCCAGCATCGACCTCACCGGGCTGCCCCCCTCGCCGGAAGAAACGGAGGCCTTTGTCCGCGATGCCTCTCCCGATGCTTATCCTCGTCTGATCGAGCGTCTCCTCGCCTCGCCACACTATGGCGAGCAGTGGGCACGCCATTGGCTGGATGTCGCACGTTATTCCGACACCAAGGGCTACGTCTATGCGCGCGAAGAAAAGAAATGGGTGCATGCCACGCCCTATCGGGACTGGGTCGTTAGATCACTGAACGCAGACATGCCCTATGACCGTTTTCTGCTGCTGCAGCTTGCAGCAGACCAGGTGGTGCCCCCCAGGTCGCCCGATCTGGCCGCGATGGGCTTCCTCACGCTCGGGCGTCGCTTTCTCGGCGTGTCGCATGACATCATTGATGACCGCATTGATGTGGTCATGCGTGGCACCCAGGCCATGACAGTAGCGTGCGCGCGCTGTCATGATCACAAGTTCGATCCCATCCCCACACGCGACTACTACTCGCTCTACGGCATCTTCCAGAGCAGTGCGGAGGCCCTGGTCCCCTGCGCGGCGGGGGAAGACCCAAAACTCGCCGAGCTTGTTAAGAAGAACCGGGGCCTCATGACGAAACGCCGTGAGGAGCAGATGGCGCGCACACGTGCGCGGGCCGCCGATTATCAGAAGGCGCTGTCAGAGCTGGACAAGTACCCCGAGCAGGGCTTCGACCAGATCATCGATGAAAAGGATCTCAATCCTTTCATCGTCCATCGCTGGAAGGCATGGATGGACGCTCATCCCGGAGCCGAGCTGAATGAGGAAACGCTCAAGCAGGCAGATTCACCCGCCTACGTGCCTGACGAGCATATCGCAAACAATGAGATGTACTTCCCCACGGGCATCATCACCGAGCTTTGGAAGGCCCAGGCTGAGGTGGACCGCCATCTTCTCAAAACCAGCAACACCCCGGCGCATGCCACCGTCTTGCTCGATCGCCCGCTGCCCAGCAGCCCACGCGTGCTCCTCAGAGGCAATCCACTGACGAAGGGCGATGCGGTGCCAAGGCAGTTTCTGAGCCTGTTTGGGAATCAGCGGCCTTTCACCAAAGGAAGCGGACGGCTGGAACTCGCCCAGGCCATCATTGATCCGCATAATCCACTCACTGCCCGCGTCATGGTAAACCGCATCTGGCAGCACCATTTCGGACGCGGGCTGGTCAGCACACCGAGCGATTTTGGCAAGCAAGGCGGCACCCCGACTCACCCGGAACTGCTCGACTGGCTGGCCCAGCGCTTCATGGACTCCGGCTGGAGCCTCAAAACCATGCACCGGCTCATCATGCTCTCGGAAACCTATCAGCAGAGCAGCCTGAAGAGCGATTCGCGCGATCCTGACAACCGCCTGCTCTCGCGCATGAACCCGCATCGCCTGAGCTTCGAGGAAGCCCGCGATGCCTGGCTGACAGCAGCGGGTCAGTTGGATCTAAAAGTGGGAGGCCCTCCCGAGGCCTTGTTCAGCGCCAGCAACAAGCGCCGCACGCTCTACACCCTCGTGGATCGCGAGAATGTGCCCGCAGTGATGCGCACCTTCGACTTCGCCAATCCCGACCTCTCCATCCCACAGCGCAGCGAGACCAGCGTGCCACAGCAGGCCCTGTTTGGGATGAACCACCCGTTTGTGGTGCAGCAGACCCGGGCGCTGGTGAAAGCTACGACATCAGCTCCTTCAGACACCGCTAGGATCAATCGGCTCTACGCACAGCTTTTCCAGCGCCATCCCACCCAGGCAGAAGTCGAAGCCGCCCTTCGCTTCGTGCAGGAAGAGCCCGCCACCATCGCGGTGGAACCAGACCACTCAAAGTCCTGGCAGTATGGCTACGGCGAATGGAATGAAGACACCGGCCGCGTGAAGAGTTTCACGCCTCTGCCGCACTTCACCGGCAGCGCCTGGCAGGGCGCGGATGCCTGGCCAAACCCACAGCTCGGCTGGGCTCAGCTCACCGCCGCAGGCGGTCACCCCGGCAATGACCGCAGGCACGCGGTAGTACGCCGGTGGATCGCTCCTGCCAGTGGAACATACGATATCCAGTCCATGCTGATCCACGAACCCGATGTCGGAGATGGCATCCGTGGATTCATGAGCCACTCCCGGCTGGGCAAGCTGCGCGATGCCCATTTGAAGAACTCCAAGGCGGACCTCAGCCTGACCGCCATCGAGTTCCAGACCGGCGACACACTCGACTTCATCGTGGACATCGCCGACGGACTGAACAGCGATCAGTTTCTCTGGTCGCCCAAGATTGCACCGAGCACCCATGCCACTGGCTCCGGTGGTGACTCCTCTCAGGAAACCTGGGATGCCGAAAAAGATTTCTCCGCGCAGCCAAAGCAGCCTCTCAATGCCTGGGAGCAGCTGGTGCAGGTGCTGATGCTCTCCAACGAGTTCATGTTTGTCGATTGA
- a CDS encoding riboflavin synthase, producing the protein MFTGLVETTGKVLALEARGESARLTLNVGAMASELADGESVAVNGCCLTVTAKDAAAQTACFDLLMQTLKVTSLGDLHEGSLVNLERAMALGARFGGHLVQGHVDATVKVLDWSEHGQDHRLEVEIPAEQRGLVIPKGSICLDGISLTAAEVTESSVVCWIIPHTFQLTNLHTKKAGDRLNVEFDMLGKYVRELMRAMK; encoded by the coding sequence ATGTTTACAGGTCTTGTAGAAACTACCGGGAAAGTGCTCGCGCTGGAGGCGCGGGGAGAGAGTGCGCGGTTGACTCTGAATGTGGGGGCGATGGCGTCGGAGCTGGCGGATGGAGAGAGCGTGGCGGTGAACGGATGCTGCCTGACAGTGACGGCGAAAGATGCGGCGGCGCAGACGGCGTGCTTTGACCTGCTGATGCAGACGCTGAAGGTGACGAGTCTGGGGGATCTGCATGAGGGATCTCTGGTGAACCTGGAGCGGGCGATGGCGCTGGGAGCGAGGTTTGGCGGGCACTTGGTGCAGGGGCATGTGGATGCGACGGTGAAGGTGCTGGACTGGAGCGAGCATGGACAAGACCACCGGCTGGAGGTGGAGATACCGGCGGAGCAGCGCGGGCTGGTCATTCCGAAGGGGTCGATCTGCCTGGATGGCATCTCATTGACTGCAGCGGAAGTGACGGAAAGCAGCGTGGTCTGCTGGATCATTCCGCACACGTTTCAACTGACGAACCTGCACACGAAGAAGGCCGGGGACCGGCTGAATGTGGAGTTTGACATGCTGGGCAAGTATGTGCGCGAGCTGATGCGTGCGATGAAGTAG
- a CDS encoding ABC transporter ATP-binding protein: MPVLEVQSLSKSYAQRAILRGVSFRLDRGERVALLGPSGSGKTTVLNCAGGVDRADGGSVVIAGQELGGLSADGLAQLRRKQIGTVFQFYHLLPTLSAAENIELPLQLLGVPPGEREARVRELMGRVGIAHRAAALPGQLSGGEMQRVAIARAVVHRPALILADEPTGSLDTATGEQVLDLLAEVVKETQAALLLVTHSPEAVKHCERVLRMQDGQIVEGA; this comes from the coding sequence ATGCCGGTTCTTGAAGTACAGTCCCTGAGCAAAAGCTATGCGCAGCGCGCGATCCTGCGCGGGGTGTCGTTCAGGCTTGATCGAGGTGAGCGTGTGGCGCTACTGGGGCCATCGGGGAGCGGGAAGACGACGGTGCTGAACTGTGCAGGTGGTGTGGATCGCGCGGATGGCGGGAGCGTGGTGATCGCGGGGCAGGAGCTGGGGGGATTGAGCGCGGACGGGCTGGCGCAGCTGCGTCGCAAGCAGATCGGGACGGTGTTTCAGTTTTATCATCTGCTGCCGACGCTGAGCGCAGCGGAGAACATCGAGCTGCCGCTGCAACTGCTGGGCGTGCCGCCGGGTGAACGTGAGGCGCGTGTGCGGGAGCTGATGGGGCGGGTGGGCATAGCGCACCGTGCGGCGGCTCTGCCGGGGCAGCTTTCGGGCGGAGAGATGCAGCGGGTGGCGATCGCGCGAGCGGTGGTGCACCGGCCTGCACTGATCCTTGCGGACGAGCCGACGGGGAGCCTGGACACGGCGACGGGCGAGCAGGTGCTGGATCTGCTGGCGGAGGTGGTGAAGGAGACGCAGGCGGCGCTGCTGCTGGTGACGCACAGCCCGGAGGCGGTGAAACATTGTGAACGCGTGCTGCGCATGCAGGACGGGCAGATCGTCGAAGGCGCATGA
- a CDS encoding ABC transporter permease, whose product MSTVLLILRRCALRHWRLALKQQVALMLILALGSSVYLAVRLASNAALAGFETFTDGVTRQPDWTVQAEAGALHEADLREMRKMLGVRPVSLIPVVEETVTPEGDTGNGEIGSRATWRLLGVDFVGLLNLRGEAPAGLGANLQAVKRGVYVSPKHGAKAGDELRVILDDRVVALKVAGVVPEVPGVPGLPAHLLLMDLPDAQAVLQRGDAVDRVEVLAQDGAAFPKLREETGELLKTRWQVRGGTDRRQLAGTMTQAFRLNLTILSLLALLVGGYLIFQALDGVVLRRREEIGILKSLGVTDRAIQAAFLCEAGMLGLCGGGLGVLLGWLGAQGAVGGVTKTMNALYGATSEQQAALSWSEALLALGISVTASLIAAWWPARMAARTPPAHMLGRHAAPFEGGRVWRVEWIGWAMLAAAVLLAQVPVWRLANGTRMPLAGYAAAFFWLVGAGLVAGAVLRFLASKKVMSAVWRVALSQLRRPTVRHRFAVAALTSAVAMTTGMAVMVASFDHTMRGWIDRTMKADIYVSSAGAQSASSTNAISAATVKELGGGAEVAELAAIHAKTMMWRGGEVLILGTQAEFAHKHRLYAWVQAPRNEEWWRSEDGATNAIISESWSERFGTKVGEVIDVAGHAVRVVAMNAEYGNERGSLTLPAGVFREWFKTDEAWRVALMLKPGVDAEAVRNQIEASHAGLRVFTNAHLRREALRIFRQTFSVTHALEVIGVIVAVAGLGLALTSLLLERRAVLATLHSLGMTRSEIARAAALEGLGVAGAGACTGIVAGLWLGWLLVYRINKQCFGWTLQFHAVWWHLAVLGTAVVAVGMAVAALVGRWAALLPAEHSEE is encoded by the coding sequence ATGAGCACGGTGCTGCTCATTCTGAGGCGCTGTGCCCTGAGGCACTGGCGGCTGGCATTGAAGCAGCAGGTGGCGCTGATGCTGATCCTGGCGCTGGGGTCGAGCGTGTATCTGGCGGTGAGGCTGGCAAGCAATGCGGCGCTGGCGGGCTTTGAGACCTTTACGGATGGAGTGACACGACAGCCGGACTGGACGGTGCAGGCGGAGGCTGGGGCGCTGCATGAGGCTGATCTGCGAGAGATGCGAAAGATGCTGGGAGTGCGGCCGGTGAGCCTGATTCCGGTGGTGGAGGAGACGGTGACGCCGGAGGGAGACACGGGGAATGGGGAGATCGGATCGCGCGCGACATGGCGGCTGCTGGGCGTGGATTTTGTGGGGCTGCTGAATTTGCGTGGCGAAGCACCTGCCGGACTGGGGGCGAATCTACAGGCGGTGAAGCGCGGGGTGTATGTGAGCCCGAAGCATGGAGCGAAGGCGGGGGATGAACTGAGGGTGATCCTGGATGACCGGGTGGTCGCGCTGAAGGTGGCGGGTGTGGTGCCGGAAGTGCCTGGTGTGCCCGGATTACCGGCGCATCTTCTGCTGATGGATTTGCCAGACGCGCAGGCGGTGCTGCAACGGGGTGATGCGGTGGACCGTGTGGAGGTGCTGGCGCAGGATGGTGCGGCCTTTCCGAAACTGAGAGAGGAAACGGGGGAACTGCTCAAGACCCGATGGCAGGTGAGAGGCGGTACGGACCGGCGGCAACTGGCGGGGACGATGACGCAGGCTTTCCGGCTGAATCTCACGATCCTCTCTCTGCTAGCGCTGCTGGTGGGCGGGTATTTGATTTTTCAGGCGCTGGATGGTGTAGTGCTGAGAAGGCGGGAAGAGATCGGGATTTTGAAATCTCTTGGTGTGACGGACCGGGCGATCCAAGCGGCGTTTTTGTGTGAAGCGGGAATGCTGGGGCTGTGCGGGGGCGGGCTGGGAGTGCTGCTGGGATGGCTGGGCGCGCAAGGAGCGGTGGGTGGTGTGACGAAGACGATGAATGCGCTGTATGGTGCGACGAGCGAGCAGCAGGCGGCGCTGAGCTGGAGCGAGGCGCTGCTGGCTCTGGGGATCTCGGTGACGGCGAGCCTGATTGCGGCGTGGTGGCCGGCGCGCATGGCGGCACGGACGCCACCTGCACACATGCTGGGCAGGCATGCGGCGCCGTTTGAAGGCGGGCGTGTGTGGCGAGTGGAATGGATTGGCTGGGCGATGCTGGCAGCGGCGGTGCTGCTGGCGCAAGTGCCGGTGTGGAGACTGGCGAACGGCACGCGGATGCCGCTGGCTGGTTATGCCGCAGCCTTTTTCTGGCTGGTAGGAGCTGGCTTGGTGGCGGGTGCGGTGCTGCGCTTTCTGGCGAGCAAGAAGGTGATGTCTGCGGTGTGGCGCGTGGCCTTGTCCCAACTGCGGCGGCCAACGGTGAGGCATCGCTTTGCCGTGGCGGCGCTGACGAGCGCGGTGGCGATGACGACGGGGATGGCGGTGATGGTGGCGAGCTTTGACCACACGATGCGGGGCTGGATCGACCGCACGATGAAGGCGGACATTTATGTGAGCAGCGCGGGGGCGCAGAGCGCGTCATCGACGAATGCGATCTCCGCAGCGACGGTGAAAGAGCTGGGCGGCGGTGCCGAAGTGGCGGAGCTGGCGGCGATCCACGCGAAGACGATGATGTGGCGCGGCGGGGAAGTGCTGATCCTGGGAACCCAGGCGGAATTTGCGCACAAGCATAGGCTGTATGCGTGGGTGCAAGCACCGAGGAACGAGGAGTGGTGGAGGAGTGAAGATGGAGCCACGAATGCGATCATCAGCGAGAGCTGGAGCGAGCGATTTGGGACGAAGGTGGGAGAGGTGATTGATGTGGCGGGGCATGCAGTGCGGGTGGTGGCGATGAATGCGGAATATGGGAATGAGCGTGGATCGCTGACGCTGCCAGCGGGGGTGTTTAGAGAATGGTTCAAGACGGATGAGGCGTGGCGTGTGGCGCTCATGCTGAAGCCGGGGGTGGATGCGGAGGCGGTGAGGAACCAGATCGAAGCCAGCCATGCCGGGCTGCGGGTGTTTACGAATGCGCATCTGCGGCGCGAGGCGCTGCGCATTTTCCGACAGACCTTTTCGGTGACGCACGCGCTGGAGGTGATTGGTGTGATCGTGGCGGTGGCAGGGCTGGGACTGGCGCTGACGAGCCTGCTGCTGGAACGGCGCGCAGTCTTAGCGACGCTGCACTCGCTGGGGATGACGCGAAGTGAGATCGCACGAGCGGCAGCTCTGGAGGGGCTGGGCGTGGCGGGAGCGGGGGCGTGCACGGGCATCGTGGCCGGTCTGTGGCTGGGCTGGCTGCTGGTGTATCGCATCAACAAGCAGTGCTTTGGATGGACGCTGCAGTTTCACGCGGTGTGGTGGCACCTGGCGGTGCTGGGGACCGCGGTGGTGGCCGTGGGCATGGCGGTGGCGGCGCTGGTGGGACGATGGGCTGCGCTGCTGCCTGCAGAACACTCGGAGGAATGA
- a CDS encoding lipocalin-like domain-containing protein yields MKLFFLLTLILTSVLHAQTTADGFELPRAGREFVFPRDHGSHPNFRTEWWYVTGHLDGKDGRRFGFQVTFFRQARREDGRTLHLHLAHAALLDAATGNFIHEERLNREGWDAEASETALEVRNGNWSLKMDEQTQRIQIAATVKHEVVMQLELEVVKPLVVFGKDGVSRKGVSESAASHYLTWPRLKTNGMVKLGATEHAVSGEAWMDHEFSSSQLDEGQVGWDWGALQLKDGREIMVYRMRRKDGTADPASTLAVVGKDGKVRHLARDAFSWEVLGTWKSPRNGAEYPNRVRVRFEGESFELRPLAMDQEQDGGITRLPYWEGACDVVDAQGQSAGRAFLELAGYAGDLTGYLAPKVE; encoded by the coding sequence ATGAAGCTCTTCTTTTTACTGACCTTGATCCTGACAAGCGTGCTGCACGCGCAGACGACGGCGGACGGTTTTGAACTGCCGAGGGCGGGAAGAGAATTTGTGTTTCCGCGTGATCATGGGAGCCATCCGAATTTTCGTACCGAGTGGTGGTATGTGACCGGGCATCTGGACGGGAAGGACGGTCGGCGGTTTGGATTTCAGGTGACGTTTTTCCGGCAGGCGCGGCGCGAGGATGGACGCACGCTGCATCTGCACCTGGCGCATGCTGCGCTGCTGGATGCGGCCACAGGAAACTTTATTCATGAGGAACGGCTGAATCGGGAAGGGTGGGATGCTGAGGCGTCTGAGACAGCGCTGGAGGTGCGGAATGGGAACTGGTCACTCAAAATGGATGAGCAGACGCAGCGCATTCAAATTGCAGCAACCGTGAAGCATGAGGTTGTGATGCAACTGGAGTTGGAAGTGGTGAAGCCGCTGGTGGTGTTTGGGAAAGACGGTGTCTCGCGCAAAGGGGTATCGGAGTCAGCAGCGAGCCACTACCTGACGTGGCCGCGTCTGAAGACCAACGGCATGGTGAAACTGGGGGCGACGGAGCATGCGGTGAGCGGCGAGGCGTGGATGGATCATGAGTTTAGCAGCAGCCAGCTAGACGAAGGACAGGTCGGCTGGGACTGGGGCGCGCTGCAGCTCAAAGACGGGCGTGAGATCATGGTTTACCGCATGCGGCGGAAGGATGGCACGGCGGACCCGGCCTCGACGCTGGCGGTGGTGGGCAAGGATGGCAAGGTGAGGCATCTGGCGAGAGATGCCTTCTCATGGGAGGTGCTGGGCACGTGGAAGAGCCCGCGCAACGGGGCGGAGTATCCCAACCGGGTGAGGGTGCGTTTTGAAGGGGAGTCCTTTGAACTGAGGCCACTGGCGATGGATCAGGAGCAGGACGGGGGCATCACGCGGCTGCCGTATTGGGAGGGGGCGTGTGATGTGGTGGATGCGCAGGGGCAGAGCGCTGGCAGGGCGTTTCTGGAGCTGGCTGGGTATGCGGGGGATCTGACGGGGTATCTGGCACCGAAGGTGGAGTGA
- a CDS encoding Dabb family protein, with translation MIAYLSLFQLKPQVDEEKLETMMSQTRVMLLRVPEVLTVKTGKRVNNSDPYPWFVYIEVESMDKLAICQDDPHYIKFREEVLKPNISEQESTAFEMEPRKDVKYS, from the coding sequence ATGATCGCCTACCTCAGCCTGTTTCAGCTCAAGCCCCAGGTCGATGAGGAAAAGCTGGAGACCATGATGTCCCAGACCCGCGTCATGCTCCTTCGCGTGCCCGAGGTGCTCACCGTCAAAACCGGCAAGCGCGTCAACAACTCAGACCCCTATCCCTGGTTCGTTTACATCGAGGTCGAGAGCATGGACAAGCTCGCCATCTGCCAGGATGACCCCCACTACATCAAATTCCGCGAGGAAGTCCTCAAGCCCAACATCTCCGAGCAGGAATCCACTGCCTTCGAGATGGAGCCCCGCAAGGACGTCAAATACTCCTGA
- a CDS encoding NADH-quinone oxidoreductase subunit A, which yields MFENYIPVLLQIVLAGGFAVVTLIASALLGKSAKRNAIKDSAYECGMLPVGDSQPRFSVKFYIVAMLFVLFDIEVVFLYPWSIVYKDYLAAFGPSILAVASGFVAVLLVAFVYAWKKGVLDWKS from the coding sequence ATGTTTGAGAATTACATCCCCGTCCTGCTTCAGATCGTCCTTGCCGGTGGCTTTGCAGTCGTGACCCTCATCGCTTCCGCGCTCCTCGGCAAATCCGCCAAGCGCAACGCCATCAAGGACTCCGCCTACGAGTGCGGTATGCTTCCTGTGGGGGACAGCCAGCCGCGATTCAGCGTGAAGTTCTACATCGTAGCCATGCTCTTCGTCCTCTTCGACATCGAGGTCGTCTTCCTCTACCCTTGGTCCATCGTTTACAAGGACTACCTCGCCGCCTTTGGCCCCTCCATTCTCGCCGTGGCTTCCGGCTTCGTCGCTGTGCTCTTGGTTGCCTTCGTTTACGCCTGGAAAAAAGGCGTGCTCGACTGGAAATCCTAG